From Cognatishimia activa, one genomic window encodes:
- a CDS encoding ABC transporter ATP-binding protein produces MGILEVKDVGKRFGGLQALGDVNLDVAENTVHAIIGPNGAGKSTLLNCLVGKLIPDTGSVMFDGQSVLGRTPYQINQMGISRVFQTPEIFGDLSVLENMMIPIFAKRDGAFRLHGIENMMSEKEIVEAAEKMLVDMNMADKREMHAAAMSRGDKRRLEIGMCLAQEPRLLLLDEPTAGMARADTNNTIDLLKQIKEERDITIAIIEHDMHVVFSLAERITVLAQGTPLVEDTPDNIKGHPKVREAYLGEAA; encoded by the coding sequence ATGGGTATTCTAGAAGTCAAAGACGTGGGGAAACGCTTCGGTGGCCTTCAAGCGCTGGGAGATGTGAACCTTGATGTGGCAGAAAACACAGTCCACGCCATCATTGGGCCAAACGGTGCAGGCAAATCCACTCTGCTGAACTGTCTCGTGGGCAAGCTGATCCCGGACACTGGCTCGGTCATGTTTGATGGCCAATCTGTTCTGGGGCGCACGCCATATCAGATCAATCAGATGGGTATTTCTCGCGTGTTTCAGACCCCAGAGATCTTCGGAGATCTCAGCGTTCTGGAAAACATGATGATCCCGATCTTTGCCAAACGTGATGGCGCCTTTCGCCTGCATGGCATCGAAAACATGATGTCCGAAAAGGAGATCGTGGAAGCGGCAGAGAAGATGCTGGTCGATATGAACATGGCAGACAAACGCGAAATGCACGCGGCCGCTATGTCTCGCGGTGATAAACGTCGTCTGGAAATTGGTATGTGTCTTGCGCAGGAGCCCCGGCTCTTATTGCTGGACGAGCCCACCGCTGGCATGGCGCGGGCGGATACCAACAACACAATCGATCTGCTGAAGCAGATCAAAGAAGAGCGCGACATTACTATCGCCATCATTGAACACGACATGCATGTGGTCTTCTCGCTGGCAGAACGTATCACTGTTCTGGCGCAGGGCACTCCGCTTGTTGAAGACACCCCAGACAATATCAAGGGCCACCCCAAAGTGCGCGAAGCGTACCTTGGCGAAGCGGCGTAA
- the acs gene encoding acetate--CoA ligase yields the protein MTSQTFAPAADLAANAHVDEAKYNEMYAASIADPEAFWREQGKRVDWIKPFTKVKDVSYEYGNVNINWYADGTLNVSTNCIDRHLETRRHQTAIIWEPDNLGEETLHISYDELYRRTNRMANVLKDLGVGKGDRVVLYMPMIPEAAYAMLACTRIGAIHSIVFAGFSPDALSARVNGSEAKVVITADEAPRGGRNTPLKANADIALESCDDSVKCLVVRRTGGDVAWNDARDVDYNAKATEASTECAPEEMNAEDPLFILYTSGSTGMPKGVVHTTGGYLVYASLTHETTFDYHDGDVYWCTADVGWVTGHSYIVYGPLANGATTLMFEGTPTYPDASRFWQVCEKHKVNQFYTAPTAIRALMGQGNEFVEKCDLSSLKVLGTVGEPINPEAWNWYNEVVGGGRCPIVDTWWQTETGGHLMTPLPGAHATKPGSAMKPFFGIEPVVLEPASGDEIEGNGVEGVLCIKDSWPGQMRTVWGDHERFMQTYFADYKGYYFTGDGCRRDEDGDYWITGRVDDVINVSGHRMGTAEVESALVAHPKVAESAVVGYPHDIKGQGIYCYVTLMAGEEPTEELRKELRTWVRSEIGPIASPDLIQWAPSLPKTRSGKIMRRILRKIAENDYGALGDTSTLAEPAVVDDLIENRMNR from the coding sequence ATGACCTCACAAACATTTGCCCCTGCTGCCGACCTGGCGGCCAATGCTCATGTGGATGAAGCCAAGTACAATGAAATGTACGCGGCTTCCATTGCAGACCCGGAAGCGTTTTGGCGCGAACAGGGCAAAAGGGTGGACTGGATCAAACCTTTCACCAAGGTCAAAGACGTTAGCTATGAATATGGCAACGTAAATATCAATTGGTACGCTGATGGCACGTTGAATGTGTCTACCAACTGCATTGATCGCCATCTTGAGACGCGTCGCCATCAGACCGCGATTATCTGGGAACCTGATAATCTGGGCGAAGAGACGCTGCACATCAGTTACGACGAGCTCTACCGTCGCACCAACCGAATGGCCAATGTTCTAAAAGACCTCGGTGTCGGTAAAGGCGACCGCGTCGTGCTTTATATGCCAATGATCCCGGAAGCCGCCTACGCCATGCTGGCCTGCACCCGGATTGGCGCTATTCACTCCATCGTTTTTGCCGGTTTCTCGCCAGACGCTCTGTCTGCTCGAGTTAATGGTTCGGAAGCTAAAGTGGTTATTACGGCCGATGAAGCCCCGCGTGGGGGGCGCAATACGCCTCTGAAAGCAAATGCAGACATCGCACTTGAGAGCTGTGATGACAGCGTGAAGTGTCTGGTGGTACGCCGCACTGGTGGAGATGTTGCTTGGAACGATGCGAGGGACGTCGACTACAACGCAAAGGCTACGGAAGCCTCAACCGAATGCGCACCAGAAGAAATGAACGCGGAAGACCCGCTCTTCATCCTTTACACATCGGGTTCCACCGGCATGCCGAAAGGCGTGGTGCATACCACTGGTGGCTATCTGGTTTACGCCAGCCTGACGCATGAGACCACATTTGATTACCACGATGGTGACGTCTACTGGTGCACTGCCGATGTCGGCTGGGTCACGGGCCACAGCTATATCGTCTATGGACCTCTGGCGAATGGCGCGACCACGCTGATGTTTGAAGGTACGCCAACTTATCCGGATGCCTCCCGCTTCTGGCAGGTCTGCGAAAAGCACAAGGTCAATCAATTCTACACCGCACCAACCGCGATCCGCGCTCTTATGGGCCAAGGCAATGAGTTCGTTGAGAAATGCGACCTGTCCAGCCTGAAAGTCCTGGGGACTGTGGGTGAACCGATCAACCCAGAAGCCTGGAACTGGTACAACGAAGTTGTAGGTGGCGGTCGCTGCCCAATCGTAGACACTTGGTGGCAAACCGAAACCGGTGGTCACTTGATGACCCCCCTGCCCGGCGCACATGCGACCAAACCGGGATCAGCCATGAAGCCTTTCTTCGGTATTGAACCCGTTGTTCTTGAACCAGCTTCTGGCGATGAGATCGAAGGTAATGGCGTTGAAGGTGTCCTCTGCATCAAAGACAGCTGGCCTGGTCAGATGCGCACGGTTTGGGGCGACCACGAGCGCTTTATGCAGACCTATTTCGCCGACTATAAGGGTTATTATTTCACGGGTGATGGCTGCCGTCGCGACGAAGACGGCGATTATTGGATCACTGGCCGTGTGGATGACGTGATCAACGTGTCCGGCCACCGTATGGGCACAGCCGAAGTTGAGAGCGCACTTGTTGCGCATCCGAAGGTCGCTGAATCTGCCGTGGTTGGCTACCCGCACGATATCAAAGGGCAAGGCATCTACTGCTATGTCACTCTGATGGCTGGCGAAGAACCAACTGAGGAGCTGCGCAAAGAGCTACGCACTTGGGTCCGCTCCGAAATTGGGCCGATTGCCAGCCCAGACCTTATTCAATGGGCCCCTAGCCTGCCCAAAACACGGTCCGGCAAAATCATGCGCCGCATCCTGCGTAAGATTGCTGAAAATGACTATGGCGCTTTGGGTGACACCTCGACACTGGCTGAACCCGCCGTGGTCGATGACCTCATTGAAAACCGAATGAACCGCTAA
- a CDS encoding response regulator transcription factor, translating into MGKRVLLIEDEPNIIEAISFILSRDGWDVATHSNGHTAVEAIKQREPDVIILDVMLPGRSGYEILNDIRGDDALRVLPVLMLTARGQSKDREMAEKAGANMFMTKPFSNADVLNAVKELAA; encoded by the coding sequence ATGGGCAAGCGAGTTCTTCTGATCGAGGATGAACCGAATATTATTGAAGCGATCAGCTTCATCCTATCAAGAGATGGGTGGGACGTTGCCACGCATTCCAATGGCCACACGGCTGTGGAGGCGATCAAGCAGCGTGAGCCGGACGTGATCATATTAGATGTCATGCTTCCGGGGCGAAGCGGATATGAAATATTGAACGACATCCGTGGGGATGACGCATTGAGGGTATTGCCTGTATTGATGCTGACTGCGCGCGGGCAATCTAAAGACCGAGAAATGGCTGAAAAGGCCGGGGCGAACATGTTCATGACTAAGCCCTTCTCGAATGCGGATGTCTTAAATGCAGTGAAGGAACTCGCCGCGTAA
- a CDS encoding branched-chain amino acid ABC transporter permease, with amino-acid sequence MDAIILQILNGLDKGSAYALIALGLTLIFGTLGVVNFAHGALFMLGAFCTVTLSRLLTLSHEVVDPTRKDFLGNPLKVDVPYIYDIFGETTGATIIDWAVPLSILFAIPVMIGIGVLMERGLIKHFYKRPHADQILVTFGLAIVLQEIIKYYFGANQIPAPAPQAFVGSLDFGALVGFEPGAIIYPYWRIVYFCFAMILIGAVFAFLQFTTFGMVVRAGMADRETVGLLGINIDRRFTIMFGIAAAVAGLAGVMYTPINSPNYHMGMDFLVISFVVVVVGGMGSLPGAVLAGFVLGVLESFASMRQVIELLPGVNQVVIYLAAIVILLTRPRGLLGRRGVMED; translated from the coding sequence ATGGACGCAATTATTCTTCAAATCCTAAACGGGCTCGATAAGGGCTCGGCCTATGCGCTGATCGCGCTGGGGCTTACTCTTATTTTCGGCACCCTAGGTGTTGTGAACTTCGCCCACGGGGCGCTGTTCATGCTTGGGGCCTTCTGCACGGTCACCCTAAGCCGGCTGCTTACGCTCAGCCACGAGGTCGTGGACCCGACTAGAAAAGACTTTTTGGGTAATCCGCTGAAAGTCGATGTGCCTTACATCTACGACATCTTTGGGGAAACGACGGGGGCCACGATCATAGACTGGGCGGTCCCACTCTCCATTCTGTTTGCGATCCCTGTCATGATTGGCATCGGCGTTCTGATGGAACGCGGACTGATCAAACACTTCTACAAGCGTCCTCATGCGGATCAGATCCTTGTGACCTTTGGTCTGGCTATCGTTCTGCAGGAAATCATCAAGTATTACTTCGGTGCAAACCAGATCCCGGCCCCTGCCCCACAGGCTTTTGTCGGTTCTTTGGATTTCGGTGCGCTTGTGGGCTTTGAGCCCGGTGCAATCATCTATCCATACTGGCGGATCGTTTACTTCTGCTTCGCGATGATCCTGATTGGTGCCGTCTTTGCCTTCCTGCAATTCACCACCTTTGGAATGGTAGTACGTGCTGGCATGGCAGATCGGGAAACGGTTGGCTTGCTGGGCATCAACATCGATCGCCGCTTTACCATCATGTTTGGTATCGCCGCCGCTGTCGCTGGTCTGGCAGGCGTGATGTACACGCCGATTAACTCACCCAACTACCACATGGGCATGGATTTCCTCGTGATCTCCTTTGTTGTGGTTGTTGTCGGAGGCATGGGTTCTCTGCCCGGTGCGGTTCTGGCGGGTTTTGTTCTGGGTGTGCTGGAGAGCTTTGCTTCCATGCGCCAAGTCATCGAGCTGCTGCCCGGTGTGAATCAGGTTGTCATCTACCTCGCAGCCATCGTCATTCTGCTAACGCGTCCACGGGGCCTTTTGGGTCGCCGCGGTGTGATGGAGGACTAA
- a CDS encoding branched-chain amino acid ABC transporter permease, which translates to MFGLNKKDTSLLLIVAALVLLAPIILNPFPEGSGLAQFNAGYPDLMQRFVIFGIFAIGFNILFGLTGYLSFGHAAFLGAGSYAGMWMMKLLSINVIPAIIFSTIIAGVISLAIGWISLRRSGIYFSILTLAFAQMAFALAASVLTPITGGETGLQTNLNDPRILPQFLGGGSSVDGNIPKPSLFGMEVSSSFELPVAGWLWTFNWGYYICGFMMLVAFYLAIRIFRSPFGLMLKAVKSNQQRMNYTGLNTGPYMLACFVISGMYAGLAGGLMAAMDPQVGAERMQWTASGEVVLMTILGGVGTLIGPVLGAGLIKYFENIFSKINDNLLHQWFAFLPDGLEDFMVTIIHPFIGKGWHLTLGLMFMAIVIFLPGGLVEGGQRIRKMFNRRSEEPATKTTPAE; encoded by the coding sequence ATGTTTGGTCTCAATAAAAAAGACACATCCCTTCTCCTGATCGTCGCAGCGCTCGTGCTGCTTGCACCGATCATCTTGAACCCCTTCCCTGAAGGCTCTGGATTGGCGCAGTTCAATGCAGGCTACCCAGATCTGATGCAGCGCTTCGTGATCTTCGGAATCTTCGCGATTGGCTTTAACATCCTCTTTGGCCTCACTGGCTACCTGTCCTTCGGCCACGCTGCCTTCCTGGGTGCAGGCTCCTATGCTGGCATGTGGATGATGAAGCTGCTGTCGATCAACGTGATCCCTGCGATCATCTTTTCTACCATCATCGCCGGTGTCATCTCGTTGGCCATTGGTTGGATTTCATTGCGACGCTCAGGCATCTACTTTTCGATCCTGACCCTGGCATTCGCTCAGATGGCCTTTGCGCTCGCGGCTTCTGTTCTGACACCGATCACTGGCGGTGAAACTGGCCTTCAGACAAACCTCAACGATCCGCGCATTCTGCCGCAATTCCTGGGAGGTGGCTCATCTGTGGATGGCAACATCCCGAAACCATCCCTCTTTGGCATGGAAGTCAGTTCTAGCTTTGAACTGCCCGTGGCTGGCTGGCTCTGGACCTTCAACTGGGGCTACTACATCTGTGGCTTCATGATGCTGGTGGCCTTCTATCTGGCAATCCGCATCTTCCGCAGCCCCTTTGGTCTGATGTTGAAAGCGGTGAAGTCGAACCAGCAGCGTATGAACTATACGGGCCTGAACACCGGCCCCTATATGCTGGCCTGCTTCGTGATCTCAGGCATGTACGCCGGTCTTGCAGGCGGACTGATGGCTGCGATGGACCCTCAGGTGGGTGCAGAGCGCATGCAGTGGACAGCCTCTGGTGAGGTGGTTCTGATGACCATCCTTGGCGGTGTTGGCACTTTGATCGGCCCAGTTCTGGGTGCAGGTCTGATCAAATACTTCGAGAACATCTTCTCTAAGATCAATGACAACCTGCTGCATCAATGGTTTGCCTTCCTGCCCGATGGGCTTGAAGACTTCATGGTGACCATCATCCACCCCTTCATCGGCAAAGGCTGGCACCTGACTCTGGGTCTGATGTTCATGGCTATTGTGATCTTCCTACCAGGCGGTCTGGTCGAAGGCGGGCAGCGCATTCGCAAGATGTTCAATCGCCGGTCTGAAGAACCTGCCACCAAAACCACCCCTGCGGAATAA
- a CDS encoding substrate-binding protein encodes MSKTTVSRRGVLKTGAVAGAGLAVPTIFTASSASAFTNEPTGSTVTLGFNVPQTGPYADEGADELRAYELAVEHLNGGGDGGMMNTFSSKALNGSGILGKKVEFVTGDTQTKPDAARASARSMIEKDGAVMITGGSSSGVAVAVQALCQEAGIIFMAGLTHSNDTTGKDKKANGFRHFFNSYMSGAALAPILAKNYGKDRKAYHLTADYNWGYTTEEAVRTSTEAMGWETVAAVKTPLAQTDFSSYVAPVLNSGADVLVLNHYGGNMVNSLTSAVQFGLRAAEANGKNFEIIVPLYSRLMARGAGKNVAGIFGSTNWHWSLENVAGSRYAGTNAFVQSFGQKYGFPPSQAAHTVYCQTLLYADAVQRAGSFNPCAVAEALEGYEFDGLGNGPTLYRAEDHQCFKDVLVVKGKENPDNEFDLLEIVDVTPAAQVSYDASIFGGELGSCNPGA; translated from the coding sequence ATGTCTAAAACGACTGTTTCTCGTCGCGGCGTCCTGAAAACAGGTGCGGTGGCTGGTGCGGGTCTTGCCGTTCCAACAATCTTTACTGCGAGCTCTGCCTCTGCCTTCACTAACGAACCAACCGGTTCCACCGTGACGCTTGGCTTTAACGTTCCACAAACCGGTCCTTATGCGGATGAGGGTGCAGACGAATTGCGCGCTTATGAGCTGGCGGTTGAGCACCTTAACGGTGGTGGCGACGGCGGCATGATGAACACCTTCAGCTCCAAAGCGCTGAATGGCTCAGGCATTCTGGGCAAAAAGGTTGAATTCGTCACCGGTGATACGCAAACCAAACCAGATGCAGCGCGCGCTTCTGCTCGCTCCATGATCGAAAAAGATGGCGCAGTGATGATCACCGGTGGTTCTTCTTCTGGTGTTGCGGTTGCTGTACAAGCGCTTTGCCAAGAAGCTGGCATCATCTTCATGGCAGGTCTGACCCACTCCAATGACACCACTGGTAAAGACAAGAAAGCCAATGGTTTCCGTCACTTCTTTAACTCCTACATGTCTGGTGCGGCGCTTGCGCCAATCTTGGCCAAGAACTACGGCAAGGATCGTAAAGCCTATCACCTGACCGCGGACTACAACTGGGGTTACACCACAGAAGAAGCGGTACGCACATCTACAGAAGCTATGGGCTGGGAAACTGTTGCAGCGGTGAAAACACCACTCGCACAAACAGACTTCTCGTCCTATGTGGCACCAGTTCTGAACTCCGGCGCGGACGTTCTGGTTCTGAACCACTATGGCGGCAACATGGTGAACTCGCTGACCTCTGCGGTTCAGTTTGGTCTGCGTGCAGCAGAGGCGAATGGTAAGAACTTTGAAATCATCGTACCGCTTTATTCCCGTCTGATGGCACGTGGTGCTGGTAAAAACGTTGCTGGTATCTTCGGATCCACCAACTGGCACTGGTCCTTGGAAAATGTGGCGGGCTCTCGCTACGCAGGCACCAACGCCTTCGTTCAGTCCTTCGGCCAGAAATACGGCTTCCCACCATCTCAGGCGGCGCACACCGTTTACTGTCAGACGCTCCTATATGCAGATGCAGTCCAGCGTGCGGGCTCCTTCAACCCATGTGCGGTTGCAGAAGCTCTCGAAGGCTACGAGTTCGACGGTCTGGGCAACGGCCCAACCCTCTATCGTGCCGAAGATCACCAGTGCTTCAAAGACGTGCTGGTCGTGAAAGGTAAAGAGAACCCAGACAACGAGTTCGACTTGCTCGAAATCGTTGACGTTACCCCGGCGGCGCAAGTGTCTTATGACGCGTCGATCTTCGGTGGCGAGCTGGGTTCCTGCAACCCGGGCGCATAA
- a CDS encoding ABC transporter ATP-binding protein: MNAPADFSKGKSHAQTAPAFLSVWNMESYYGESYIVQNISFNVHEGEILALLGRNGAGKTSTLRSIARMDEPQVTHGEIWLDHQPLHKMQSYQASAAGIGLVPEDRSIIPGLTVEENLQLAQIAPPIGWSIERLYDLFPRLGERRKQEGVTLSGGEQQMLAIARALARDIKVLLLDEPYEGLAPVIVDEIEKTLRIIKEQGITTIIVEQNAIRALELADRAVILDTGGIVFDGTAQEVLENDELRAEYLAI; the protein is encoded by the coding sequence ATGAATGCACCCGCAGATTTTTCCAAAGGAAAAAGCCACGCGCAAACCGCCCCGGCCTTTCTGTCTGTCTGGAACATGGAAAGCTACTACGGCGAAAGCTACATCGTACAAAACATCAGCTTCAACGTGCACGAAGGTGAAATTCTAGCCCTCTTGGGCCGGAACGGCGCCGGCAAAACTTCGACCCTGCGCTCGATCGCGCGCATGGATGAGCCACAGGTCACTCATGGCGAAATCTGGCTCGATCACCAGCCGCTGCACAAAATGCAAAGCTATCAGGCTTCAGCTGCAGGCATCGGACTAGTCCCAGAAGATCGCTCAATCATTCCAGGGCTGACCGTTGAAGAAAACCTGCAACTTGCGCAAATCGCCCCTCCTATTGGGTGGTCAATCGAACGCCTTTACGACCTCTTCCCACGGCTTGGGGAGCGCCGGAAACAGGAAGGGGTCACCCTCTCGGGCGGTGAGCAGCAAATGCTAGCCATCGCCCGAGCCTTAGCGCGTGACATCAAAGTGCTCTTGCTGGACGAACCTTATGAGGGTCTTGCCCCTGTGATCGTGGATGAAATCGAAAAAACGCTTCGCATCATCAAAGAGCAAGGCATCACCACAATCATCGTTGAACAGAACGCTATCCGGGCCCTTGAACTGGCTGATCGCGCTGTGATCCTGGATACCGGCGGCATTGTCTTTGACGGTACCGCGCAGGAAGTGCTTGAAAACGATGAACTCCGCGCCGAATATCTGGCTATCTGA
- a CDS encoding helix-turn-helix domain-containing protein: MPENRLIGSRIRERRALAGKRQAELAKAVGISPSYLNLIEHNKRKIGGKLLIDIAQELDVDVALLSQGAEANLAASLRHAADDWPEVEPEVDRIDEFAGRFPGWAQLVTLGHEQVMKLERVVEALSDRMAYDPLLSTSMHEVLSTVTAIRSTASILAENKEIGPEWQARFLRNINEDSARLAESAQALVHFLDAGSENPAAAATPQQEIEQFLSGHGYNFPGLETATGDPEALIADADELQTVAARKQALELLEQYSRDAAKMPMTTMRSAIQANGLDPSKLATLFEVSPGTALRRLAMMPADVLNVDVGLVVCDAPGSLQFHRKLEGFGARRFMATRAQWPLFEALSRPMQPIRRTVEVPDYEFQKFECFAVAEPINAMSFDEMPIYVAYMLIVPSAYYQGSEGQVK; the protein is encoded by the coding sequence ATGCCGGAAAACAGACTGATCGGAAGTCGGATACGCGAACGCCGTGCTTTGGCAGGAAAAAGGCAGGCGGAATTGGCCAAAGCGGTGGGAATCTCACCGAGCTATCTCAACCTGATCGAGCATAATAAGCGAAAAATCGGTGGCAAACTCCTGATCGATATTGCCCAGGAATTGGATGTTGACGTTGCGTTGTTAAGTCAGGGTGCTGAGGCAAACCTTGCTGCCAGTCTGCGTCATGCAGCAGATGATTGGCCGGAAGTGGAACCTGAAGTCGATAGGATTGACGAGTTTGCCGGACGGTTTCCAGGATGGGCTCAGCTGGTGACATTGGGGCACGAACAGGTCATGAAACTTGAGCGCGTGGTAGAGGCATTGTCAGACCGAATGGCCTACGATCCGCTGCTTTCGACTTCGATGCATGAAGTCCTGTCAACGGTAACAGCCATTCGCTCAACCGCGTCAATCCTGGCAGAGAACAAAGAAATCGGACCTGAATGGCAGGCGCGATTCCTGCGCAATATCAATGAAGATAGCGCTCGCCTGGCCGAAAGCGCTCAGGCTCTCGTTCATTTCTTGGATGCGGGCAGCGAAAATCCAGCCGCAGCAGCGACACCTCAGCAAGAGATTGAGCAATTCCTAAGTGGACACGGTTACAATTTCCCGGGGCTTGAAACTGCGACCGGCGACCCAGAGGCGCTGATAGCCGATGCGGATGAACTCCAGACCGTCGCGGCACGCAAGCAGGCCCTGGAGCTCTTGGAGCAGTATAGTCGAGACGCCGCGAAAATGCCTATGACAACTATGAGATCAGCCATTCAGGCCAATGGGTTAGACCCTTCAAAACTGGCAACGCTTTTCGAAGTGTCACCTGGAACGGCACTCCGTCGGCTGGCGATGATGCCGGCTGATGTGCTGAACGTTGATGTGGGGCTTGTGGTCTGTGACGCGCCGGGGAGTCTGCAGTTTCACCGTAAGCTGGAAGGCTTTGGCGCTCGTCGTTTTATGGCGACACGTGCGCAATGGCCGCTGTTTGAAGCGCTAAGTCGACCTATGCAACCCATTCGCAGGACTGTAGAAGTGCCTGACTACGAGTTTCAGAAGTTTGAGTGTTTTGCGGTGGCGGAACCTATCAACGCGATGAGTTTTGACGAGATGCCAATCTATGTCGCTTACATGCTGATCGTGCCATCAGCCTATTACCAAGGCAGTGAAGGGCAGGTGAAATAA